One Epinephelus fuscoguttatus linkage group LG16, E.fuscoguttatus.final_Chr_v1 genomic window, GTGCATTGAAAGGgttttaaaagttattaaaagtaCTTCCTTGTGTCCAATCTGACTATGAAGTGATCATTTCGAAATTTCAGCAGTTACTCAGACCAAGCACATATATTCTAAATGTGTTTAGTGTAAAATTAACTTGAGTATCTCCAGAAAATGATTCACTGCTGAGTTCTGGTAACAAAAAGAGGAAGTTTTATACAAAAAGCCCTTTTCTTTGGAAAGCACCTACTTGACTAACATAGAATGTGAAGCCTTATATGGCTTTGGTTGAATTTAAGAAAGCATTTTTGCACGCAAGAACTGTGGATTTTGTCTCTCGTCACTTACATTGGGACCACTTTAGGGAACAGATCTTGATAAAAGATTAAGCTACCCTTTAAGACCAGGAACCTTTTTTGCTTAGTGAATATGTAGTGTGTTATGTATGTGTTGTTATGACAGATTCAGATCAGCtcttcttaaaataacaatgaatCTTAAAGCAACAAAGTGGTGTTTATCACAagatgtttacttttttttttatcttagaTTGCAATCATTTGgcctggaaaaaaaatctgaaaaagacTTGTTGTCTTCCACTGAAGCTTTTCTGCACCTCACATTGTGCCCTGTACGCCCAAACCGGCCGCCAGAAATTTTTTTGGCATTGTACGTCTTTGCAAACCACagttatgttacatttgcatgttatgttGTAGCGGACATGTTAAacctttacatttcaacaacactgtggttaatgtgtggtgaggtttaggcacaaaaaccactaggTTATGGTAAGGAAAAGATCCTATCTTGGAATAAATACGTGGTTTGGGAGCACagtcacagcaggaaacactGTAAAgtttctgtaaaaaacaaatgcattttgtggcactatccctgctaGAAAGAACAcagatgggttgctacaaaacaccgaCATTTTGTaccttaaaagctgctggaaacacagcaatgactcactaaactGCTGTTGTCTTCGAGCAGTGGTCAGCAGCTTGGCAGAGGTATGGCCTGTATAGGTTAGGACTCCTCTTCACAGTGACAAAATGAGCTCATATACTTCCTCacttaaaaaatgttgatatgaaatgtacaaatgtaacacaatgGTTTGCAAAAagatacaatgccaacatcttcCTCTGGCGACTGAGCTGGTACACCACTATGCTGGGAGGTGAGAAGCAAGAAAAAGATGCACTTTGAATTAAAGTTTTTTGGAGTCTTTCGAAAGAAGGACAGAAAACATTCCTGCCATTTCTCTTCGATAATCACGCCAGTGATTTATTTGCACCCATGAGTCACAGTCATTGTTATCCATTTGGACTTAAGAACTAACTTTTAGATTTTCTGGCAGCAAACTCTGTATCAGTTTTTCAGTGAACTGACATTAGTCCATGGCAACAGTGTGCGTGATGCTGTGCTTTCAGGGAGGGCCAGAGGAACCATTTGGAGGGGTTATGACGACTATTGGACGCTTGGTCGCTTGCAGACGGGTGGGAATGCGCGTACAGGAAATGTCTCTTTGGTTGAGTAgccaaaaaaaatatcacacagTTGGCACTGCAGAGAAGTGGCTGGCTCTATACGTCCTTACGTTTTCTTTACTGTCTATGgagctggaaaaaaatacagcaacCTCACCCTTGTGGCGCCCACACCCTTGTAACAATGTCAGAAGGTAACATAGTCCAAATTCATGCTATTACCTGTGATTACATGGGTTTCTTGTTTGGACTTGGATGTGATGGCTGAGGATTAAATTCAAAATGGGCTCATACACTAAACTGACAAATCTGAACACGATTGACATCTATAAACTGTGGGCTGTGTAATAATACAGCGCCTGTTAATGTGGTAAGCTCAAAGAGACTTTCAGGGTAAATGTGGAGAATCCTTTTCTGGCCTTAATTGTCAGCATATGCTATAGTTGTGAGTCATCCAAAACTCAAATGATTCACCATGGTTACTTTCAATATCGACTTGAACCCTGGATTCGGTGCTTTGTTTATGGAGCACGCTGGGCTGTTGTGTATTGTCTCCATTTGGTTGTATACACAGCAGTGTGTTTCCACAGGCACCCGACACGTGGACAGGACGACACTTCTGTGGAAATCTCAGAGGGGGAGACGGTGGATGGGAGTTTGAGGCGAGGGGGGCGACTCCTTTCCTCCTTTAGAAGTGCTAGATTTATATCCTGCAGCTGGTTAACATTAACCCTTCCACTCCTTAACTTTGACCACAGATGTCACCTTgctctcaacacacacacacacacacacacactcgcgcacacacacacacacacacacacacacacacacactgtatttgtCCTGTCATAACTGCACAAAAAGGCGGCTAACCTAGAGGATCATATACTTAACAATTGGTCTTGGGAGTACAAACTAAATACAATACCCAAGTTAAGTTCTAATGTGGCAAAGGATTTTACAGTTTCCCTGGTTGTAGTTTGATCTGTCGCTGTCTTTATATGTTCACTTTTCAGCAAaagtgtagatttcaggggggacgCAGGAGACACTTACCTCTCACTATTTTATACTTGAtgcaaaaaaagcacaaattagTGCATGTTCAGGTTGAGGACTGGCAACCCTCCAACCATTTCATGTGTCcctgttgaaatgaaaccatcGCCCTTGCTTTTAAAGGTCgctttgcctctgaaatgtaggCACTAAATAAGTCGTCAATGAATCAGGTAACAGCAGAGATTCTCATCAAGCAAGCAAGCAAAAGATATTTGTCATCTCTTTTTCTCATGATTGTACTGATTTCATGTTCTTATCTCTGCAttttttgttgcctttgtttGGATCTTGATTGTGAATCTGGAGCTTTGACAATGCAACATTTGATCTCTTACGCTCCTCTCCAAGAATAACTCATTGCATACAGTTGGAAGCATGCAAGAGGAGCGAGAAATGCCCAAAAAGggaaagtgtgtgtttatgtgtgagtaaTCTGCAGCCTTTTTTCATCGTACACACGCCCCATGCCAGCAACAAGTGTGCAAAGTTTGAACACAGATTTGTCAGAGAACTGCACAACTGTCCACACAGAGTAAAATGGTACTTTGACTGCATAACGGCAACCAAACAGAGCTGTCACAGTGTGGCTTAGGGTGCAGTTTAATCAACTTGTCTGCAGCATGTTTTTGAGAACTGCATGCCGACTGGAATAGACGAGACATTGAATCATCTTCCGCTGcttggcttcattttcattgGCTGAGCGTCAGCCCACCTCCAGAACCCCAACAGACTGTTCCGGTAAGAACAAGCCTCTTCCCAGATtattacacacactcacacacacaacatgcactCGCTGTTTCCAAAAGTAGGATAACTctcatgcaacacacacacacacacactctgtctatcatagcacatgcatgcacattgtcagtgtgtgtgtgtgtgtgagctacTCGCTCATTGTCTGTTTGAGACACAGATAAGTCTAAGTCTTTCATGTGGTCATGTGGCATAGCACATAAATGATCCCTGCTGATTGGCCAAGGCTTTTATCTCCCAACAGGAAGTTCCTGAGGGCTTCCATCACTAGACCCTCTAAATCTGTGTTTCATTTGGAAAAAGCCACCAAAAGCACAATTTGCACATGCAACACGGCTCTTTCTCTAAATTTAACTCAAAGCACtcaaacaaaattaacaaaacattttacgtttcatttaaatgtcccaaaacatgatcataACCAAAGAAACATCTCACCGGCTCTCACTTACTGCTCTTTATTCTTTGGCTTTACATAATGAACactcaaggattttttttttcttttttctttttttttttttttttacgttcaGCATACACATGTAGCACCAATCACATCCATATTGTTGGGTTGTCGTTGTCACAACCTGGTTGAGTGTACAGCATTCTGACAGAAGGCACTGATTAACAAAAACAGAGCTGGTCAAaaggagtgttttttttttagtccgTTACACTTCAGTAACTGTTCAGTATAGTTAGCTGtcatacaaaaacacatacacacataaaaatatatactttaaaaaaaggtaatgaAAAGAATCCCTTGTAAAAACAACTGTAGTAATCCTTTTAGAGGTTTTGGATGGACTGTTAGTCAGTACCAAATCTACAAAATGAATGTTAAGGCCATTGTACTGTAAACTTATCGCTGAATATACTGCTACCACACTATAAGAGGAATATTATAATGATTCTTAATGAGGGAATTAGTGGAAGACAAACTTAACTAATACTAGGAGGCAAACACATGTCATTTGTGTCTTCATAAATGGATGCAATGCTTTAAACTTCCTAATTTCCAATCAGACTCCCACCCTGGGTAGCTAGGCCTCTGTACCAGGAGCTGCTTGGATATTTTCATGTCAGTAACCCTTCAAAACACTGATTATAAGGCCACAGAGTGATGTTTGGATGATTCTGCCTCACCACCAAAGTGGAAAGTTTGGTGTGGGGAGACAAGAGACAAACCTGTGATTAGAGAAGCTGTTGAGTTAAATTACAGTGAAGTTAACTATTCCTCATCTTGCTGTGGACCCCATGCCCCCCTCCCTGTCGCCATCGCCCCCCCTTCAGTCCCATCAGATGACCGTCTGTTCTCCCCGACACTTCCTGCACGCTCCATAAATAACGGACAGGAGGTAAGCCAGGCAGCACAGGCAGGCGAACACGGCGGCCGTCAGGTAGACCTTGTACATACAGGGGTGCTCGTACTGCTCCAGGTTGCAGTACGAGTTGCGTTTGGTCTTGTAGATCATGATCCCTATGGCCGGCAGGTAGAGCGCGGTGGCGGCCACGTCGTGCGCCAGGTTGGTGGACAACCAGCGCTCCCCTCCCAGCAGCGGGACCAGgtcctgcttttccagcagggtGAGGAAGAACAGGGCGAGGGTGAGGAGCCAGAAGAGGACCGCCACGAACAGGACGAAGTGGATGGATCCTTCGTATTTGTTTGCGGCGATGGTGACACACAGCCCGGCCCCAAACACAACCTGCAGGATCCGGATGATTCCCAAAAAACTCTTGAGGAACTTAAGGATATTCTTCCTCACCTGCGGCTGGGGAGGTTGGGGAGGTTGGGGTGgcatctctctcctcctccggtCACTCTCGGTCCCTTTTTCCCGAACAGGGCGGGTGCTTTCTGCCAGCTGCAAACAGCTGGGGAAAAGATGGGCGAAAAGTGGAAATAACGGGGTGGAAGGCCGGGTTTGTGGTCTGACAATGAAGCCAAAAGTGGACAAGTTTAGGGATAAAAAAGGAACTCTCTGTTCTTTCCACAGCCCCGgggttttgaaatgaaaaaccTACTTGTATGTTTCGTCTTTTCCGTTTCCTCCGTTGAATGTAGCGTCTGTGTTGGGGGGCTGGGTGATGGAGAGGGGGCGGCCTGTAATTCAAagcctgctcctcctctgctggaCTGCTGGAGTCATCCATGTCCGCTCATCTGCTCATGTATGTCCCTGTGGTGCGGTTTCCCGTGGAGTGTGTGACCTTTTTCCttctgtcttttaaaaaataggAGAGAAACATGCGTGTGTCAGTTAAATATAACGAAGTGGTGATGTGCGCAAAGACAGCAGTCAGAGATTTGCTACCATACGCCAACATCTcagcattgttttgtttatttaactgaGGCAAGCAACAAATATATTGCATCAGTTATATAGCCTGGAcataataatacaatataatataatgttttttattataCTGGAAGTATACCATAACAAAGGAGCAGCGCTAAGAAGCCCATGCGTCATACTGTTTGCGTGTATCTGCGCAGGATGCTGCTCACATGTTACTTCCCTCGCGCATAACTCACAGACACTTATCGTGCCAGCCGGGCTCATTGACGTCAATGGATTTCAGCACACACACCCTACGTGGCCAGGAGGCGGGGTCCGCCACCCGCCacccttcctcccctcctcaccCTTCCCCGCGATTGGTCGACTTAAAGCCGTTTCCCAGCCCCGACAGGAGGGCTCAGAAGATCTCTCCCCCCTCATTGGTCGGATGACGACATTGATCTGTGATGGATGGTCGACTCAAGGACAGAAATTGGTTGCAGGTGAAACTGGACAAACATactgtcctgctgcatttcagCCATTGTTGGAGCTTTTACTGAAGAGGAACGGGGATGCAGAGGGAGATGCTTTAAGAGCAAAGCGCACTGGATCTATCAGTTCATCTTTGGGTGagcagaagtttttttttttattatcgcATGACTCTCACGGGACTCCTGTTTACTGCCTTTTACGCACAGCGTAATGAAAGCCAGCACAGGCAGTACTGTAAGTTATTCAGCCACTGCATCCTATTTCATCTTCTATACTGGCACCGCGAATGTTTTAAAGATAATTTCATACCTCCTTCTTTTCAGAGAGTGTTGGTAGGCTATTCATAGTTTTGCAAATGCGCaccagtgtgtttgttgtgcaAACAGTTAGTGGGCTGTAAAGACACCAGGGGGAGGGGAGAATGTAGAGGCCTGTGACGCTTGGTAGATGTAACCTATGTCCTATGCAAATAAAGGGCCTTTGAAAGGCAAGTGTTTGTCTTTGAAGAGCTGCATGCCATTAATGATTATAGTATAGGGGGTAGTATCACATGCATGTCCTCAAATAACCCACTTACTGTTTAATAAGTTTAGTACTGGAGTTATTCACaggaaaatataaatgtttgcTCTTTAATTGTTTGTGATGTAGTgtattgttttcctttttattccAGAAATATACTTATGCTGACAAAACATGAGATATGCTGCACTAAATGGTAAATGTGTATTGAGGAAAGTAAGAGAGAGTGTGAAACTTCATTCCTGATGTAGTACATAGTAAGATGGACAAATTAATCTTCATCAGACAATTTTTCTTTTGCGTAAACTCCATAATCTGCTGTTGATAGTGCAAGAGGACCTTTTACTCcagattattttgtcaaactGACAGAAAGTCCTTTCAGTGGAAAGGCGGCTGACCAACATGCAGTCATGATCTTGGGCACTCAGCTAACACTGTCTGTCAGTGTCCCACTTAAAACCATATGTGAGTAAAGAGAGATAAAGTTGCCATCTGCAGTTTAAGGCTCTTTAAAGCGCCGCTCGTCACTCACTTTCTAAAGTAGGATTAAAGAATCAGAGCAGAAGACTCACAGCTGACTGGTTTCAGTTGTGACAGCTTTGTATAGGTGTTGTGACGCAGTCAGTGCTCACGTACGTCATATacactgttgttttgtttaaaggttcagtgtgtaggattaaggggcATCTGTTGCCAGAAattgtatattgtatttgtAACTATGCATCTGTTAGTTTAttatcacctaaaaataagaatcattgtgtttttgttaccctgaaatgagccgtttatatctacattctgacctcttccatggagtccaccatgttgttctacagtagcccagaacggacaaatcaaacactgactctagataggccGTTTGCATTTTTGCACTGGTCgccgtagttctcctacatacTTGGCACAcagaagaagtttcagttctgcagcaTCACTGCCAAATAccacaaaatcctacacactgcatCTTTAAAGCATCTCTCACCATGCATCACATCCTAATGAGTGGAAACTCTCACTGACTCCTCCACAGATTAGAGCCAGTGTATGCCACCTTCTCCAGTGTTTCTCCGGATGGATACCGGACCCgcctcccctccttcctccatGGTGGTCGGCCCTTCCTCGCTGTGGCGGCTGGCTGAGAGGAGGAGCCGGAAGGCTGGCTCGGCGAACATTTTCAGCAACGTGAATCTGTGGCAGCTCCAGAGACTGTTCAGGGCAGCGGGGGATCAGGATGCGGAGCAGAGGGCCCAGCTGGTTTGGGGTCACAGAGATGAGGCAGAACTGGCTCAGGCCTTGATAGGACTGAGGGCCCGAAGTCACAGGAGAGGGCTGAGGGCTAACGGGAGAGAGGCGCTGGGCTCACACTGGCTACGAGCCTTCAATCACCTCAGGTAGAAAAACTGTGATATGATTTCATATACATTCACACCATTAATCATGGTGACTTTTTGGCatccattttgttttcaacaaCACTATGTATATTGTTCAGGATCGGGGAAAGCTCGCCAAGCAGCCAGGGAAAGGATCCAGGTGATGACAGTGATCCCGAGGCAGGAGCACACAGCAGTCCAGAGCCTTGCCGACACACTTCCATAGGGACAACAGGAAGAGGTACAGGGGCCACAGTGGTACTAACTGAGAGCCAGGGCCCTGCAGGGACTTCTGAGAGACCAGTCAGGACCAGCTCAggactgaggagaggaggagagaacaaCCCAGAGAGATACCTCCACAGAATACTCCACTGACTTGACCAAAACACTCTGAGATGCAAAAAT contains:
- the LOC125903501 gene encoding arginine vasopressin-induced protein 1-like, with protein sequence MPPSPVFLRMDTGPASPPSSMVVGPSSLWRLAERRSRKAGSANIFSNVNLWQLQRLFRAAGDQDAEQRAQLVWGHRDEAELAQALIGLRARSHRRGLRANGREALGSHWLRAFNHLRIGESSPSSQGKDPGDDSDPEAGAHSSPEPCRHTSIGTTGRGTGATVVLTESQGPAGTSERPVRTSSGLRRGGENNPERYLHRILH
- the marveld1 gene encoding MARVEL domain-containing protein 1, with amino-acid sequence MPPQPPQPPQPQVRKNILKFLKSFLGIIRILQVVFGAGLCVTIAANKYEGSIHFVLFVAVLFWLLTLALFFLTLLEKQDLVPLLGGERWLSTNLAHDVAATALYLPAIGIMIYKTKRNSYCNLEQYEHPCMYKVYLTAAVFACLCCLAYLLSVIYGACRKCRGEQTVI